In one Dermacentor variabilis isolate Ectoservices chromosome 4, ASM5094787v1, whole genome shotgun sequence genomic region, the following are encoded:
- the Tfb1 gene encoding transcription factor B1: protein MGTSSEDVLLMVSNVRYKKNNGTLYLMAERIAWMLEGKDSFSVSHKYADIKMQKISPEGKAKVQLQVVLHGTEGSATTFHFVNPLGTQAQLEDRNSVKELLQQLLPKFKRTLNSDLEEKNRILQEDPRLFELYRNLVVSRVITPEEFWANHAPKKAGTVQMSPSAQPVGVSAAFLVDVQPQTDGTEGLKYNLTADIIDSIFRTYPAVKRKHLENVPERMTESEFWTRFFQSHYFHRDRLHTGTRDLFSDCARSDDKDIQEAIAKGFRDPFVDISSFQDIESFNERDLPGSLAYAGSVANHSMIRRFNHHSMMVLRACGDDKDAPVEPSQEENPVAVKHAKVWEKTQLDDLVGNNGTGSGFPVRLGQGERHQRGPTTGDSSAAPEAHVAPSVLQRELSQWTPSSQGILPASAALSVLGELSPGGALMKNAQQVPLKDTVSVDVQRDLRSIYTAQFELLRHFWTCFPSTSAQLEEKAINMRSTLERFQYAQLQPFRDKLLREHHAPDLAGHLDDLLQAAYTKFSSWQSRRLSLGRR from the exons ATGGGCACATCTTCGGAAGACGTTCTTCTGATGGTGAGTAATGTGCGCTACAAGAAGAACAACGGGACCCTCTACTTGATGGCAGAGCGCATTGCCTGGATGTTGGAGGGCAAGGATTCCTTTTCCGTGAGCCACAAGTACGCCGATATCAAAA TGCAAAAGATATCTCCAGAGGGCAAGGCTAAAGTGCAGCTCCAAGTTGTTCTTCATGGCACCGAGGGTTCTGCGACCACCTTCCATTTTGTCAACCCTCTAGGCACCCAGGCTCAACTGGAAGACAGGAACAGCGTCAAGGAGCTTCTGCAGCAACTGCTGCCAAAGTTCAAAAGGACTTTGAATTCTGACCTTGAAGAAAAAAACAG GATTCTTCAGGAAGACCCGCGCCTGTTTGAGCTGTACAGGAACTTGGTCGTCAGCCGGGTCATCACACCAGAGGAGTTTTGGGCCAACCACGCTCCA AAAAAGGCTGGGACTGTTCAGATGTCCCCTTCGGCACAACCCGTTGGGGTCTCAGCAGCATTCCTCGTTGACGTCCAGCCACAAACAGATGGCACAGAGGGCCTGAAGTACAATCTCACAGCTGACATCATAGACTCTATATTTAGGACCTACCCTGCTG tgaagcgGAAACACCTGGAAAATGTGCCTGAGCGCATGACTGAATCTGAATTCTGGACGCGGTTCTTCCAGTCCCATTACTTCCACCGAGACAGGCTCCACACAGGCACACGAGACTTGTTTTCTGACTGTGCTCGCAGTGACGATAAAG ATATACAGGAGGCTATTGCAAAAGGATTCCGTGATCCCTTTGTCGACATCTCATCTTTCCAAGACATTGAATCATTTAAT GAACGAGACCTGCCAGGGTCGTTGGCATATGCAGGGAGTGTAGCGAATCACTCTATGATTCGTAGATTTAACCATCACTCCATGATGGTTCTACGTGCTTGCGGTGATGACAAAGATGCCCCTGTGGAACCTTCCCAAGAAGAAAACCCTGTTGCTGTTAAACAC GCGAAAGTATGGGAAAAGACACAGCTGGATGACCTGGTTGGCAACAATGGGACTGGCAGTGGGTTTCCCGTGCGGCTGGGCCAGGGGGAGCGGCACCAGCGGGGACCCACGACAGGTGACAGTTCGGCGGCACCCGAGGCTCATGTGGCACCTAGCGTCCTGCAACGGGAGCTTTCACAGTGGACCCCCTCAAGCCAAGGG ATACTACCTGCTTCAGCTGCCCTGTCTGTCCTGGGTGAATTATCTCCAGGTGGTGCCCTGATGAAGAATGCACAACAGGTGCCTCTCAAAG ACACAGTGAGCGTGGACGTGCAGCGAGATCTTCGCAGCATCTACACGGCCCAGTTTGAGCTTTTGCGGCACTTCTGGACGTGTTTCCCTAGCACCAGTGCCCAGCTTGAAGAAAAG GCAATTAATATGAGGTCCACACTGGAACGCTTCCAATATGCTCAGCTTCAGCCTTTCCGAGACAAGCTGCTTCGTGAGCATCACGCTCCTGAT